The following coding sequences are from one Achromobacter sp. B7 window:
- the mdlC gene encoding benzoylformate decarboxylase, whose product MRRVGMTSVFANPGSTELPMFRGFPDDFRYVLGLQEATVVGMADGYAQATRNASMVNLHSAAGVGNAMGNLFTAYKNRTPMVVVAGQQARGILPFDPFLSSSNATELPRPYVKWSTEPARAQDVPLAIARAYYLAMMPPRGPVLVSVPVDDWDAPSPPLAHRGVSTELRPQPEAIGRIGALLDACRRPAMVVGAAVDRDGAWNEIVALAELHSARVWAAPMSGRCSFPERHRLFAGFLPAAREGIVARLQGHDLILVVGAPAFTYHVDGAGPHVPDGAELCLLTDDPDTAAWAPAGLAAVGSIRLCLRDLLARPAPIMRPLPARRAASPAPGPSSPMSTAFVLQTLAAMRDPSDIVVEEAPSARPVMQHYLPHVRSQTFYTMDSGGLGYGMPAAVGVALGKPDRRVIALIGDGSSLYSIQALWSAAQHKLPITFVILNNRRYAALQDFAPAFGFGPHDKVMGTELPGIDFVALARGLGCGGVRVSDAARLGAVLADAMASGSPTLVEVRVS is encoded by the coding sequence ATGCGCCGCGTCGGCATGACGTCGGTATTCGCCAACCCGGGCTCAACCGAGCTGCCCATGTTTCGCGGGTTTCCCGATGATTTCCGCTATGTGCTGGGCTTGCAGGAAGCCACGGTGGTAGGCATGGCCGACGGTTATGCGCAAGCCACGCGCAATGCGTCGATGGTCAACCTGCATTCGGCGGCCGGGGTCGGCAACGCCATGGGCAACCTGTTCACGGCATACAAGAACCGTACGCCCATGGTGGTGGTCGCCGGCCAGCAGGCGCGCGGCATCCTGCCCTTCGACCCCTTCCTGTCTTCCAGCAATGCCACCGAGTTGCCCCGGCCTTACGTCAAATGGAGCACCGAGCCCGCCCGCGCGCAAGACGTGCCACTGGCCATCGCGCGCGCCTACTACCTGGCCATGATGCCGCCGCGTGGGCCCGTGCTGGTGTCCGTGCCCGTAGACGACTGGGACGCGCCTTCGCCGCCGTTGGCGCATCGCGGCGTCAGCACTGAACTGCGCCCGCAGCCCGAGGCCATCGGGCGCATCGGCGCCTTGCTGGACGCCTGCCGACGCCCCGCCATGGTCGTGGGCGCTGCCGTGGACCGCGACGGCGCCTGGAACGAAATCGTGGCGCTGGCCGAACTGCACAGCGCGCGCGTGTGGGCCGCGCCCATGTCGGGCCGTTGCAGCTTCCCGGAACGCCATCGCCTCTTCGCCGGGTTTTTGCCGGCCGCGCGCGAGGGCATCGTCGCCCGCCTGCAAGGGCACGATCTGATCCTGGTGGTGGGGGCGCCCGCCTTTACCTATCACGTCGACGGCGCCGGGCCGCACGTGCCCGACGGCGCCGAGCTTTGCCTGCTGACCGACGACCCGGACACGGCGGCGTGGGCGCCGGCGGGGCTGGCGGCCGTGGGCAGTATCCGCCTGTGCCTGCGCGATCTGCTGGCGCGGCCCGCGCCCATCATGCGGCCCTTGCCCGCGCGGCGCGCCGCCAGTCCCGCGCCCGGCCCGTCTTCGCCGATGTCCACCGCCTTCGTGCTGCAGACGCTGGCCGCCATGCGCGACCCGTCCGACATCGTCGTGGAAGAAGCCCCCAGCGCCCGACCCGTCATGCAGCACTATCTGCCGCACGTGCGCTCGCAAACCTTCTACACCATGGACAGCGGCGGCCTGGGTTATGGCATGCCCGCAGCGGTGGGCGTAGCGCTGGGCAAGCCCGACCGGCGTGTCATCGCGCTGATCGGCGACGGTTCCAGCCTGTACTCGATACAAGCGCTCTGGAGCGCCGCGCAGCACAAGCTGCCGATCACCTTCGTCATTCTCAACAACCGCCGCTATGCCGCGCTGCAAGACTTTGCGCCGGCATTCGGCTTCGGGCCGCACGACAAGGTCATGGGCACCGAACTGCCCGGCATTGACTTCGTTGCGCTGGCCCGGGGGCTGGGCTGCGGCGGCGTGCGCGTGTCGGACGCCGCGCGCCTGGGCGCGGTACTGGCCGACGCCATGGCCAGCGGCAGCCCCACGCTGGTTGAAGTGCGGGTGTCCTGA
- a CDS encoding LysR family transcriptional regulator — translation MPFDLHQLAAFNAVVAAGSLGRAADAMHVTQSALSRIVRRLEGQVGAPLFERHSKGMQLTDIGLTLLPHSTALLRDAESAKEEIRALLGLAKGTIRVGTVGSIACLILPTALTRTCNRWPTLQVQVVEGVWDRLASALLSREIDLALGAHTDDTDEIVSVPDCRWEDTSYVVASTSHPLRSRPGLSLADTLAYKWAILPRGTEPFEHMNQLFTRHRLSMPDVTVETRSITVLKNLIAHSEFLGWMPEPMYHAELRAGLLDRLPIPGASDTRMLTAFRRTQGLLPLPAAKLLNELRQLTNGVPLR, via the coding sequence ATGCCATTCGACCTACACCAATTGGCGGCATTCAACGCGGTCGTAGCCGCCGGCAGCCTCGGACGTGCCGCCGACGCCATGCATGTCACGCAGTCCGCACTAAGCCGCATCGTGCGCCGCCTGGAAGGCCAGGTCGGCGCTCCACTATTCGAACGTCATTCCAAGGGCATGCAGCTGACCGATATCGGGCTGACGCTGTTGCCGCATTCCACCGCGCTGCTGCGCGATGCCGAAAGCGCCAAAGAGGAAATCCGTGCGCTGCTGGGGCTGGCCAAGGGCACCATCCGGGTCGGCACGGTGGGCAGCATTGCGTGCCTGATTCTTCCCACCGCGCTGACCCGAACCTGCAATCGCTGGCCCACGTTGCAGGTGCAGGTGGTGGAAGGCGTATGGGATCGCCTGGCCAGCGCGCTGCTGTCGCGCGAGATCGACCTGGCGCTGGGCGCGCATACCGACGACACGGACGAAATTGTCTCGGTGCCGGACTGCCGTTGGGAAGACACGAGCTACGTGGTGGCCAGCACCAGCCACCCGCTGCGCTCCCGCCCCGGTCTCAGCCTGGCCGATACGCTGGCGTACAAGTGGGCGATCCTGCCGCGCGGCACCGAGCCCTTCGAACACATGAACCAGCTATTCACGCGGCACCGCTTGTCCATGCCGGACGTCACGGTTGAAACGCGTTCCATCACGGTGCTGAAGAATCTGATTGCGCATTCGGAATTTTTGGGTTGGATGCCCGAACCGATGTATCACGCCGAACTGCGCGCGGGCCTGCTTGACCGGCTGCCGATTCCCGGCGCGTCCGACACGCGCATGCTGACGGCGTTTCGGCGCACGCAAGGGCTGCTGCCCCTGCCCGCCGCGAAGCTGCTGAACGAACTGCGCCAATTGACCAACGGCGTGCCGCTGCGGTAA
- a CDS encoding long-chain-fatty-acid--CoA ligase, giving the protein MQQAHFRLEPKVLPRVWPKGLPAHINQPRSSLVFNLEASATRYPDKPAIVFYDTVLDYARLKREVDAMAGYLQHSAGVAAGDRVLLLSQNCPQFIIAYYAVLRADAVVVPVNAMSTEDELDHYLKDSGARVAFAAQELAPRLAGFVEDGRLERVIVHAYSDYLGEGGDGQTPPPDWIAAPRDKVDMPGGVPWYGALAVNAPPKPHRAHAGDLCLLPYTSGTTGRPKGCRHTHGTLGAAVTGSALWRGLTSEAVIMGVAPLFHLLGMQNCMNLPILLGATVVLLPRWDRQVAAQLMARHRVSVWAAPPAMVVDFFAQPDIESYDLSRLALLCGGGAPMPEAVSAMLAERYGIVFNEAYGLTETASFLHCNPMHRNKRQCIGVPTFGVDTRVVDPATLEELPAGQVGELVTRGAQLMLGYWNNAAADDEAFFMLEGERYFRTGDLGRVDEDGYFFITDRLKRMINASGYKVWPAEVENALYEHPAVHEACVIGVPDPCRGETVKALLVLRPEALGSAREDEVIAWARARMAAYKAPRIVEFVDALPKSSTGKILWRQLQEAGRAGR; this is encoded by the coding sequence ATGCAGCAAGCGCATTTTCGGTTGGAGCCCAAGGTATTGCCCCGGGTATGGCCCAAGGGCTTGCCGGCCCACATCAACCAGCCCCGCTCCAGCCTCGTCTTCAATCTGGAGGCGTCGGCCACCCGCTATCCCGACAAGCCCGCCATCGTGTTCTACGACACGGTGCTGGACTATGCGCGCCTGAAGCGCGAGGTCGACGCCATGGCCGGCTATCTGCAACACAGCGCGGGCGTTGCAGCCGGCGACCGCGTGCTGCTGCTGAGCCAGAACTGCCCGCAATTCATCATCGCCTACTACGCCGTGCTGCGCGCCGATGCGGTCGTGGTGCCGGTGAACGCGATGAGCACGGAAGATGAGCTGGATCACTATCTGAAGGACAGCGGTGCGCGCGTGGCGTTTGCCGCGCAGGAACTGGCGCCACGGCTGGCGGGCTTTGTTGAAGACGGCCGGCTGGAACGCGTCATCGTCCATGCCTATTCCGACTACCTGGGCGAGGGCGGCGATGGCCAGACGCCGCCGCCCGACTGGATCGCCGCGCCGCGCGACAAGGTAGACATGCCGGGCGGCGTGCCCTGGTACGGCGCCTTGGCGGTCAACGCGCCGCCCAAACCGCACCGGGCGCACGCGGGCGATCTGTGCCTGCTGCCCTATACGTCCGGCACCACCGGGCGGCCCAAGGGCTGCCGCCACACGCACGGCACGCTGGGCGCGGCGGTGACGGGGTCGGCGCTGTGGCGTGGGCTGACGTCCGAAGCCGTCATCATGGGCGTGGCGCCGCTGTTTCACCTGCTGGGCATGCAGAATTGCATGAACCTGCCCATCCTGCTGGGCGCCACCGTCGTGCTGCTGCCGCGCTGGGACCGGCAGGTGGCCGCGCAATTGATGGCGCGGCATCGCGTCAGCGTGTGGGCCGCGCCCCCGGCGATGGTGGTGGACTTCTTTGCGCAGCCCGACATCGAATCGTATGACCTGTCGCGCCTGGCCTTGTTGTGCGGCGGCGGCGCGCCCATGCCCGAGGCGGTATCGGCCATGCTGGCCGAGCGCTACGGCATCGTCTTCAACGAAGCCTATGGGCTGACCGAGACCGCGTCGTTCCTGCACTGCAATCCCATGCACCGCAACAAGCGCCAGTGCATCGGAGTGCCGACTTTCGGCGTCGATACGCGCGTGGTGGACCCGGCTACGCTTGAAGAATTGCCGGCCGGGCAAGTGGGCGAACTGGTCACACGCGGCGCGCAGCTGATGCTGGGTTACTGGAACAACGCGGCCGCCGATGACGAGGCGTTTTTCATGTTGGAAGGCGAACGCTACTTTCGCACCGGTGACCTGGGGCGGGTGGACGAGGACGGCTATTTCTTCATCACCGATCGGCTCAAGCGCATGATCAATGCGTCGGGCTACAAGGTGTGGCCGGCCGAGGTCGAGAACGCCTTGTACGAGCATCCCGCCGTGCACGAGGCCTGCGTCATCGGCGTGCCCGACCCGTGCCGGGGCGAAACCGTCAAGGCGCTGCTGGTGCTGCGGCCCGAGGCCCTGGGCAGCGCGCGCGAAGACGAGGTGATCGCGTGGGCCCGCGCCCGCATGGCCGCCTACAAGGCGCCGCGCATCGTTGAATTCGTGGACGCGCTGCCCAAGTCCAGCACGGGCAAGATCCTGTGGCGGCAATTGCAGGAAGCGGGGCGGGCGGGCCGCTAG
- a CDS encoding acyl-CoA dehydrogenase family protein yields MTRLPNPMEPPRAAWMDADLALFQDATRRIFEKEFAPDEERWRKQQHADRDIWTRAGRLGLLCVSMPEAYGGGAGSFAHEAIVAAEQARAMVHGFSNNVHSAILAHYILNYGTEAQRQRWLPGMATGERVGAIAMSEPGAGSDLKSVRTTARRDGDSYVLNGSKTFITNGLHADLICVVAKTDPHAGSRGVSLIMVQTDDLPGFRRGRLLEKLGQKSGDTAELFFDDVRVPAANLLGEAEGQGFTQLMQQLPRERLLIAVGAVATMRRAVDDTVAYTKTRQVFGQALIDMQNTRFKLAECETVATIAARFVDDCIARQLQGTLDLPTAAMAKWWTTQMNCQVIDECLQLHGGYGYMLETPIARMYADARVGKIYGGSNEIMKEIIARGMAA; encoded by the coding sequence ATGACGCGCCTGCCTAACCCGATGGAACCGCCACGCGCCGCGTGGATGGACGCCGACCTGGCGTTGTTCCAGGATGCGACGCGCCGCATCTTCGAAAAGGAATTCGCGCCCGACGAAGAACGCTGGCGCAAGCAGCAGCACGCCGATCGCGACATCTGGACACGGGCCGGGCGCCTGGGCCTGCTGTGCGTCAGCATGCCCGAGGCCTATGGCGGCGGCGCGGGCAGCTTCGCGCACGAAGCCATCGTGGCGGCCGAGCAGGCGCGCGCCATGGTCCATGGCTTTAGCAACAACGTGCACAGCGCCATCCTGGCGCACTACATCCTGAACTACGGCACCGAGGCGCAGCGGCAGCGCTGGCTGCCGGGCATGGCCACCGGCGAGCGCGTGGGCGCCATCGCGATGAGCGAGCCGGGCGCCGGGTCCGACCTGAAAAGCGTGCGCACCACGGCCCGGCGCGACGGCGACAGCTACGTCCTCAATGGTTCCAAGACCTTCATCACGAACGGCCTGCACGCCGACCTGATTTGCGTGGTGGCCAAGACCGACCCGCACGCCGGATCGCGCGGCGTGTCGCTCATCATGGTGCAAACGGATGATCTGCCCGGCTTTCGGCGCGGGCGGCTGCTGGAAAAACTGGGCCAGAAAAGCGGCGATACGGCCGAACTGTTTTTTGACGACGTGCGCGTGCCCGCCGCCAACCTGCTGGGCGAGGCCGAAGGGCAGGGCTTTACGCAGCTGATGCAGCAATTGCCGCGCGAACGGCTGCTGATCGCGGTGGGCGCGGTGGCCACCATGCGGCGCGCCGTCGACGACACCGTGGCCTATACCAAGACGCGGCAGGTCTTCGGCCAGGCGCTGATCGACATGCAGAACACGCGCTTCAAGCTGGCCGAATGCGAAACGGTGGCGACCATCGCCGCGCGCTTTGTCGACGACTGCATCGCGCGCCAGTTGCAGGGCACGCTGGACCTGCCCACCGCCGCGATGGCCAAGTGGTGGACCACCCAGATGAACTGCCAGGTCATCGACGAATGCCTGCAATTGCACGGCGGCTACGGCTACATGCTGGAAACGCCCATTGCGCGGATGTACGCGGATGCGCGCGTGGGCAAGATCTACGGCGGTTCGAATGAAATCATGAAAGAAATCATCGCGCGGGGCATGGCCGCGTAA
- a CDS encoding SDR family NAD(P)-dependent oxidoreductase — protein MGTLEGKVALVSGSGRGIGQEIALKLAREGARVVVNDLDDGPAQDTVTRIRQAGGQAQACPGSVTAPGFADRFVNAAIDTYGGLDIIVNNAGYTWDNVIQKMTDEQWDEILAVHLSAPFRILRAASGFIREAAKAEAAEGREVFRKVVNISSTSGVMGNAGQANYAAAKAGINGLTRALAKEWGRYKVNVNSVAFGLIKTRLTDAVADGDTTLDIQGRQIKVGVNPQVHKNAESLIPLGRAGTPAEAAGAVYLFCLPESNYVSGQVLVVGGGRP, from the coding sequence ATGGGAACACTTGAAGGCAAGGTAGCGCTGGTGTCCGGCTCGGGCCGTGGCATCGGCCAGGAGATCGCGCTGAAACTGGCGCGCGAAGGCGCAAGGGTTGTCGTCAACGACCTGGACGACGGACCGGCGCAAGACACGGTGACACGCATCCGCCAAGCGGGCGGCCAGGCCCAGGCATGCCCCGGCAGCGTCACCGCGCCGGGCTTTGCCGACCGTTTCGTCAACGCGGCAATCGATACCTACGGCGGCCTGGACATCATCGTGAACAACGCCGGCTACACCTGGGACAACGTCATTCAGAAAATGACGGACGAGCAATGGGATGAAATCCTTGCCGTGCATCTATCCGCCCCTTTCCGCATCCTGCGCGCCGCGTCCGGCTTCATCCGCGAAGCCGCCAAGGCCGAGGCCGCCGAAGGGCGCGAAGTGTTCCGCAAGGTGGTCAATATCTCGTCCACCTCGGGCGTGATGGGCAACGCCGGCCAGGCCAATTACGCCGCCGCCAAGGCCGGCATCAACGGCCTGACGCGCGCGCTGGCCAAGGAATGGGGCCGCTACAAAGTCAACGTCAACAGCGTGGCGTTCGGCCTGATCAAGACGCGGCTGACCGACGCCGTGGCCGACGGCGACACCACGCTGGACATCCAGGGGCGCCAGATCAAGGTGGGCGTCAACCCGCAGGTGCACAAGAACGCCGAAAGCCTGATCCCGCTGGGCCGCGCCGGCACGCCCGCCGAGGCAGCGGGCGCGGTCTATCTGTTCTGCCTGCCTGAATCGAACTACGTCAGCGGGCAGGTGCTGGTCGTGGGTGGCGGCCGCCCATGA
- a CDS encoding lipid-transfer protein: MNRKVWVAGVGMIPFCKPGASDPYSVMGMRAVQEALADAGVPYDAVQQAYAGYVYGDSTSGQAVVYGVGLTGIPVFNVNNNCASGSSALFLARQAVESGAVECALAVGFEQMVPGALKGVYEDRPSPLAGFVSAMTDAQGYDAATPRAVQFFGGAARDYMKQHDIRADTFARISVKARQHAARNPYAVFRNTVTLPEVMDAPMIFDPLTRLQCCPPTCGAAAAILCSDAFARRHGLRPAVSIAAQAMTTDTPSTFDTADMRRLVGLDMTRAAADRVYEAAGVDPADLDVVELHDCFTANELITYEGLRLTPEGTAEKFIVDGDNTYGGRVVTNPSGGLLSKGHPLGATGLAQCAELVWQLRGQADLRQVEGARLALQHNLGLGGACVVTLYQAA, translated from the coding sequence ATGAATCGAAAAGTATGGGTGGCCGGCGTCGGCATGATTCCGTTCTGCAAACCCGGCGCCAGCGACCCTTATTCCGTGATGGGGATGCGCGCCGTGCAAGAAGCGCTGGCCGATGCGGGCGTGCCCTACGACGCCGTGCAGCAAGCCTATGCCGGATACGTCTATGGCGATTCCACCTCGGGCCAGGCCGTGGTGTATGGCGTGGGCCTGACCGGCATTCCCGTCTTCAACGTCAATAACAATTGCGCCAGCGGTTCGTCGGCGCTGTTCCTGGCGCGGCAGGCCGTGGAAAGCGGCGCGGTGGAATGTGCGCTGGCCGTGGGGTTTGAACAAATGGTGCCCGGCGCGCTGAAAGGCGTGTACGAAGACCGGCCGTCGCCACTTGCCGGCTTCGTGTCGGCCATGACCGACGCGCAGGGCTATGACGCCGCCACGCCGCGCGCCGTGCAATTTTTCGGCGGCGCCGCGCGCGACTACATGAAGCAGCACGACATACGCGCCGATACGTTCGCGCGCATCTCGGTCAAGGCGCGCCAGCACGCGGCCCGCAATCCCTACGCCGTATTCCGCAATACCGTCACGCTGCCCGAAGTGATGGACGCGCCCATGATCTTCGATCCGCTGACGCGCCTGCAATGCTGCCCGCCCACCTGCGGCGCGGCGGCGGCCATTCTGTGTTCGGACGCGTTTGCGCGGCGCCACGGCTTGCGGCCCGCCGTCAGCATCGCCGCGCAGGCCATGACGACCGACACGCCGTCCACGTTCGACACCGCCGACATGCGCCGGCTGGTCGGTCTGGACATGACGCGCGCCGCCGCCGACCGCGTGTACGAGGCCGCGGGCGTGGACCCCGCCGACCTTGATGTCGTCGAATTGCATGACTGCTTCACGGCAAACGAATTGATCACCTACGAGGGCCTGCGCCTGACGCCCGAGGGCACAGCCGAAAAATTCATTGTCGATGGCGACAACACCTACGGCGGCCGCGTGGTGACGAATCCATCTGGCGGCCTGCTGTCCAAGGGCCATCCGCTGGGGGCGACGGGCCTGGCGCAGTGCGCCGAACTGGTCTGGCAGTTGCGTGGGCAGGCCGACTTGCGGCAAGTCGAGGGCGCGCGTCTGGCGTTGCAGCACAACCTGGGGCTGGGCGGCGCTTGCGTCGTCACGCTGTACCAGGCCGCGTGA
- a CDS encoding AraC family transcriptional regulator, whose product MTHHTIAVGHIAQILQGARARGVDVERVLRRAQVPPALLHAPLARVSQAQFAQILRMLRRATRDDFLGMGRHPVPLGAFAHACRLALQEGTVGQALRVAFRYYHGVLRDFTARLCVSGDTARIVLDARGAPDCTQWYGERTFLFFTLGVANWLAGRRLPILGVDYKAGARSADAQKVFHAPVRYGRPDTGLWLDARWLALPVVQDAQALHAFLANAPFDLLVKYQDRATLTDRIRRLLRNDLSGDLPSLAQVSAQLSMTPQTLRRHLRDEGQGFQVLKDDLRRDAAVEYLGRLDLSLVDIAARLGFSEPSTFHRAFKKWTGVSPGEYRRTQLTCAPASMPGRAPSAPDTFRQSV is encoded by the coding sequence ATGACGCATCACACCATCGCCGTGGGGCACATCGCCCAGATCCTGCAAGGCGCCCGCGCGCGCGGCGTGGACGTGGAACGCGTGCTGCGGCGCGCCCAGGTGCCGCCCGCCTTGTTGCATGCGCCACTGGCGCGCGTATCGCAGGCCCAGTTCGCACAGATCCTGCGGATGTTGCGGCGCGCCACGCGTGACGATTTTTTGGGCATGGGGCGCCATCCGGTGCCGCTGGGCGCCTTTGCCCACGCCTGCCGGCTGGCCTTGCAGGAAGGCACCGTGGGCCAGGCGCTGCGCGTGGCGTTTCGCTACTACCATGGCGTGCTGCGCGACTTCACCGCGCGGCTGTGCGTCAGCGGCGATACCGCGCGCATCGTGCTGGACGCCCGCGGCGCGCCGGACTGCACGCAGTGGTACGGCGAGCGCACGTTTCTGTTCTTCACGCTGGGCGTGGCCAACTGGCTGGCGGGGCGCCGCCTGCCCATCCTGGGCGTGGATTACAAAGCCGGCGCGCGTAGCGCCGACGCGCAAAAAGTCTTTCACGCGCCGGTACGGTACGGCCGGCCCGACACCGGCCTGTGGCTTGATGCCCGGTGGCTGGCCCTGCCCGTGGTGCAGGACGCGCAGGCGCTGCACGCCTTTCTGGCGAACGCGCCGTTCGACCTGCTGGTGAAGTATCAAGACCGCGCCACGCTTACCGATCGCATCCGCCGCCTGCTGCGCAACGACTTGTCGGGGGATCTTCCATCGCTGGCGCAGGTCAGCGCGCAGCTGTCGATGACGCCGCAAACGCTCAGGCGCCATCTGCGCGACGAGGGGCAGGGCTTTCAGGTACTGAAGGACGATCTGCGGCGCGATGCCGCCGTTGAATACCTGGGCCGTCTGGATCTGTCGCTGGTGGACATCGCCGCGCGGCTGGGCTTTTCCGAACCCAGCACCTTTCATCGCGCGTTCAAGAAATGGACCGGCGTGTCTCCCGGCGAATACCGCCGCACCCAGCTGACCTGCGCACCGGCATCGATGCCTGGCCGCGCGCCGTCGGCCCCTGACACTTTCCGCCAATCCGTTTGA
- a CDS encoding CaiB/BaiF CoA-transferase family protein: protein MDTPNTAPLAGIKVLDLSRLLPGPLGAQYLADLGADVIKIEDTQAGDYAPPALRAVCNRNKRGLRLDLKHPEGQAALARLARDADVVVESFRPGVTARLKADYATLSRHNPRLVYCSITGYGQDGPLCDDAGHDLNYAAVAGVADQMGCGPDQPALSNLPVADILGGSLTAVMGILAALVDAQRTGRGRYVDIAIADGLLAGAVVPLATLNAHGATRPAGGDTLSGALACYGQYRTQDGRYLAVAALEPKFWDTLCRRLERPDLLAWHRDEDARRQAWVRSELQQRFGSQPLAHWLQLLDGADCCVAPVLKLAESLAHPHYAARGMVHAARHPEYGAGAQVASPVKMSGFQFAIRRQAPLPGEHTHQILRDAGYDDAAIASLSTRGIAR, encoded by the coding sequence TTGGATACGCCGAACACCGCCCCGCTTGCGGGCATCAAGGTGCTGGACCTGTCGCGATTGCTGCCCGGCCCGCTGGGCGCGCAGTACCTGGCCGACCTGGGCGCCGACGTCATCAAGATCGAGGACACGCAAGCGGGCGACTACGCGCCGCCCGCGTTGCGCGCCGTGTGCAACCGCAACAAGCGCGGGCTGCGGCTGGACCTGAAGCATCCCGAAGGGCAGGCGGCGCTGGCACGGTTGGCGCGCGACGCCGATGTGGTGGTCGAGAGTTTCCGGCCCGGCGTGACGGCGCGGCTGAAGGCCGACTACGCAACGCTGTCGCGACACAATCCCCGGCTGGTGTATTGCAGCATCACGGGCTACGGGCAGGATGGCCCGCTATGCGATGACGCGGGGCATGACCTGAACTATGCGGCGGTTGCGGGCGTGGCGGACCAGATGGGGTGTGGGCCGGATCAACCGGCCTTGTCGAACCTGCCGGTGGCCGACATTCTGGGCGGCTCGCTGACGGCGGTGATGGGCATCCTGGCGGCGCTGGTCGATGCGCAGCGCACGGGGCGCGGACGCTATGTGGATATCGCCATCGCCGACGGCTTGCTGGCGGGCGCGGTGGTGCCGCTGGCCACGCTGAACGCGCACGGCGCGACGCGGCCCGCCGGCGGCGACACCTTGTCGGGTGCGCTGGCGTGCTATGGCCAATACCGAACGCAAGACGGCCGCTATCTGGCCGTCGCGGCATTGGAACCGAAGTTCTGGGACACGCTGTGCCGCAGGCTTGAGCGGCCGGATCTGCTGGCCTGGCATCGGGATGAAGACGCGAGACGGCAAGCGTGGGTGCGGTCGGAATTGCAGCAACGGTTTGGATCGCAACCGCTGGCGCATTGGCTGCAATTGCTGGACGGCGCCGACTGCTGCGTCGCGCCGGTGCTGAAGCTGGCCGAAAGCCTGGCGCATCCGCACTACGCCGCGCGCGGCATGGTGCACGCGGCGCGGCACCCGGAATACGGGGCCGGCGCGCAGGTGGCCAGCCCGGTAAAGATGTCCGGCTTTCAATTCGCCATCCGACGCCAGGCGCCGCTGCCGGGCGAACACACCCACCAGATCCTGCGCGACGCCGGCTATGACGACGCCGCCATCGCCAGCCTGTCCACGCGCGGCATTGCGCGTTGA
- a CDS encoding tripartite tricarboxylate transporter substrate binding protein — MTDSSRSSIALPRRRSLLKLGLILPATLGLWRGARAATFPARPITLIVPFPAGGATDTQMRALAVAASKELGQTVVIANRPGAGGTLGPAAMAQTAAPDGYTISVVVGTLFRYPFLQQVNYDPVKDFTYIACMTAYSYGIVVRQDAPWKTLDELIAHARANPEKISYGGTGAGGSGRIAIERLSRLTGARFNFIPYKGAAEETTALLGGHIQMVSDAGWGPMIDTGRARLLAIVGDARAKRVPDVPTMTELGYPIVATNPVGIAGPKGMDPKIVAVLQKAFHRASRDPEYNRALDNADQPHMLMDSAAYTEFAVKQVAEEKHFVAELGLKMQ, encoded by the coding sequence ATGACGGATTCCTCTCGCAGCAGCATCGCCTTGCCCCGACGCCGCAGCCTGCTCAAGCTGGGGCTGATCTTGCCGGCCACGTTGGGCCTTTGGCGCGGCGCCCGAGCCGCCACGTTTCCGGCACGCCCGATCACGTTGATCGTGCCGTTTCCGGCGGGCGGCGCCACCGATACGCAGATGCGCGCGCTGGCCGTGGCGGCTTCCAAAGAACTGGGCCAAACCGTGGTCATCGCGAACCGCCCCGGCGCGGGCGGCACGTTGGGGCCAGCTGCGATGGCGCAGACGGCGGCGCCGGACGGCTACACGATCTCGGTGGTAGTGGGCACGCTGTTTCGCTACCCGTTCCTGCAACAGGTGAACTACGACCCGGTCAAGGACTTCACCTACATCGCCTGCATGACGGCCTATTCCTACGGCATCGTGGTGCGCCAGGACGCGCCCTGGAAAACGCTGGACGAACTGATCGCGCACGCGCGCGCCAACCCCGAGAAGATCAGCTACGGCGGCACGGGCGCGGGGGGCTCGGGCCGCATCGCCATCGAACGCCTGTCGCGCTTGACCGGGGCACGGTTCAACTTCATTCCGTACAAGGGCGCGGCCGAAGAAACGACGGCACTGCTGGGCGGCCACATCCAGATGGTGTCGGACGCGGGCTGGGGGCCGATGATCGACACGGGCCGCGCGCGGTTGTTGGCCATCGTCGGCGACGCGCGCGCCAAGCGCGTGCCCGACGTGCCGACGATGACCGAACTGGGCTACCCCATCGTGGCGACCAACCCTGTCGGTATCGCCGGCCCCAAGGGCATGGACCCGAAGATCGTCGCCGTACTGCAAAAGGCCTTCCACCGCGCCTCGCGCGACCCCGAGTACAACCGCGCGCTGGACAATGCCGACCAGCCGCACATGCTGATGGACAGCGCCGCGTACACGGAATTTGCAGTCAAGCAGGTGGCCGAGGAAAAACACTTCGTGGCCGAACTGGGCTTGAAGATGCAATAA